One genomic window of Hymenobacter radiodurans includes the following:
- a CDS encoding GNAT family N-acetyltransferase → MTGKRFTPFPVLKTGRLTLRQLRRSDDQEILALRSNEHVNKYLDRRPSKSIDEARTFIHTINENVQRDDLIYWAITLSGADNVMGTVCLFNFSDNASKAEIGYELLPDCQGKGFMHEAIAAVIHFGFQQVGLQAIEAYTHFENHRSTSVLEKFHFKSDRAAAENVTLFNLTHNGWKKE, encoded by the coding sequence ATGACGGGCAAAAGGTTTACACCGTTTCCAGTGTTGAAAACCGGACGGCTGACATTGCGGCAACTCAGACGCAGCGATGACCAGGAAATATTGGCTTTGCGTTCGAACGAGCACGTGAACAAATACCTGGACAGGCGACCCAGCAAATCAATTGACGAGGCCAGGACCTTCATCCACACCATTAACGAAAATGTCCAACGCGACGATTTAATTTATTGGGCTATTACGCTGAGCGGGGCTGACAACGTAATGGGAACGGTCTGCTTGTTTAACTTTTCGGACAACGCTTCGAAGGCAGAAATTGGGTATGAATTATTACCGGACTGTCAGGGAAAAGGGTTTATGCACGAAGCGATTGCAGCGGTAATTCACTTTGGGTTTCAACAGGTCGGACTACAGGCAATAGAAGCCTATACCCACTTCGAAAACCACCGTTCTACCAGCGTTTTGGAGAAATTCCATTTTAAGAGCGACCGTGCGGCCGCCGAAAACGTCACGCTGTTCAACTTGACCCATAATGGCTGGAAGAAAGAATAA
- a CDS encoding DUF6756 family protein, translated as MTEFKNDLLQLARHLGIAEAEFAAVGIHSWPAIMHRIKTTFFIQSESSTSYSWSWDNLKKPYCQVPFANGQAYKVLPSLVEDSEKVWFVACDTKFWLFEGTVRAIQLLIQEHYAFEYYLVSKKYAWLLCETDHDVLLGAGSMMAKMRPLLSPIS; from the coding sequence ATGACTGAATTCAAAAACGATTTGCTTCAACTCGCGCGTCACTTGGGTATAGCCGAGGCGGAGTTTGCTGCCGTTGGTATTCATTCTTGGCCTGCTATTATGCACCGGATAAAAACCACCTTTTTTATCCAATCCGAATCTAGTACTTCCTATTCTTGGTCTTGGGATAACCTAAAAAAACCGTACTGCCAAGTGCCCTTTGCGAATGGGCAGGCTTATAAGGTTTTACCGAGCCTCGTTGAGGACTCGGAGAAGGTATGGTTCGTAGCGTGTGACACGAAGTTCTGGCTCTTTGAAGGCACTGTCCGAGCCATCCAGCTTCTGATTCAAGAACATTACGCCTTTGAGTATTATCTCGTCTCTAAAAAGTATGCGTGGCTATTGTGCGAAACAGACCATGACGTTCTGCTTGGTGCAGGAAGCATGATGGCCAAGATGCGCCCGCTGCTTTCGCCTATAAGCTAA
- a CDS encoding IS110 family RNA-guided transposase: protein MVSHVLFSVVGIDVSKATLAVCYQVGEQVKHLEVPNTKAGFQQVIKTCGAHCRFVMEATGTYNLALAYYLHEQGGQVAVLNPLVIRRFIQMHLSKGKTDRKDAQWLLRYGQQQTVTVWQPEESVLVECRQLEQVTEQLLKQKTMVSNSLEALQRQPVISKLACKRLQRLLKALTQQVAAVETELLTLLEQRFAAEMTLLCSIPGIGRKTAGMLLLFAGGFTRLDNYRQLIAMAGLSPREHSSGTSIRGKVRITKMGGGLIRGKLFMCSFAAKKTNAACSALFDRLVAKGKNKKLALIAVCNKLLKQAFAIVKSGVPYQADFTSKLALNA, encoded by the coding sequence ATGGTCTCGCACGTATTATTCTCTGTCGTTGGCATTGACGTGAGCAAAGCCACGCTGGCCGTCTGTTACCAAGTGGGTGAACAAGTCAAGCACTTGGAGGTGCCCAACACCAAAGCTGGCTTTCAGCAGGTAATCAAGACGTGCGGAGCGCACTGCCGGTTCGTGATGGAAGCCACCGGCACCTATAACCTGGCCCTGGCCTATTACCTGCATGAGCAGGGTGGCCAAGTCGCCGTGCTCAATCCCTTGGTCATCCGGCGCTTTATTCAGATGCATCTGAGCAAAGGCAAGACTGACCGCAAGGATGCCCAGTGGCTGCTGCGCTATGGCCAACAGCAGACAGTCACCGTCTGGCAGCCCGAGGAATCCGTACTGGTGGAGTGCCGCCAACTCGAACAGGTGACGGAGCAACTGCTCAAACAGAAAACCATGGTCAGCAACTCGCTCGAAGCGTTGCAGCGCCAACCGGTTATCAGTAAGTTGGCCTGTAAGCGCCTCCAGCGGTTGTTGAAAGCCCTCACCCAGCAGGTAGCAGCCGTGGAGACCGAGCTGCTGACTTTACTGGAACAGCGTTTTGCGGCGGAAATGACCTTGCTGTGCTCCATTCCCGGCATCGGGCGCAAGACGGCGGGCATGTTGCTCTTGTTTGCCGGCGGCTTTACGCGCCTGGATAACTACCGCCAGCTCATTGCCATGGCGGGCCTCTCGCCGCGCGAGCACAGTTCGGGCACGAGTATTCGCGGCAAGGTGCGCATCACCAAGATGGGCGGAGGCTTGATTCGCGGCAAACTGTTCATGTGCAGCTTCGCAGCCAAGAAAACCAACGCGGCCTGTAGCGCGCTTTTTGACCGCCTGGTGGCCAAAGGCAAGAACAAGAAACTCGCCTTGATTGCCGTCTGCAACAAGCTGCTCAAGCAAGCCTTTGCCATCGTCAAATCGGGCGTGCCCTACCAAGCTGATTTTACCTCCAAACTGGCCCTCAACGCTTGA
- a CDS encoding DUF2911 domain-containing protein gives MKTTYLNLLAGALAVVAVVSCNNPSQHRDETQAKLTTKADDKEQISASTESQPDTIKKSIPSETNGKIGKANVQINYHSPGVKDRTIWGGLVAFDQVWVTGAHKATAVKFDKAVKIDGKEVAAGTYALFTIPGREEWTIILNKDYEQHLADDYDQKKDVLRVKVKPKTLDQHQERLKYEIHATTTEEGAITISWEKVQVSLPVSTNFY, from the coding sequence ATGAAGACAACCTATTTAAACCTATTAGCAGGTGCTTTGGCAGTTGTAGCAGTTGTAAGCTGTAACAATCCCAGCCAACACAGAGATGAAACCCAGGCCAAGCTGACTACAAAAGCAGATGATAAGGAACAAATCTCTGCCTCTACGGAATCTCAGCCAGATACCATCAAGAAAAGTATTCCGTCAGAAACCAACGGAAAGATAGGCAAGGCCAACGTGCAGATTAACTATCACTCACCGGGTGTGAAAGATCGGACAATCTGGGGCGGACTAGTAGCATTTGACCAAGTATGGGTGACTGGGGCACACAAAGCAACTGCTGTCAAGTTTGATAAGGCAGTAAAAATTGACGGAAAGGAAGTGGCAGCAGGTACTTATGCCTTATTCACTATACCGGGGAGAGAAGAGTGGACCATCATCCTGAACAAAGATTATGAGCAACACCTGGCAGATGACTATGATCAGAAAAAAGACGTTCTGCGGGTAAAGGTAAAGCCGAAAACGCTTGATCAACACCAGGAAAGACTTAAGTACGAGATACATGCTACTACTACCGAAGAAGGAGCAATCACCATTTCTTGGGAGAAAGTCCAAGTTTCCTTGCCAGTAAGCACGAACTTCTACTAA
- a CDS encoding DUF6122 family protein: MSGAFLLHRVLQVVVPMAIAWLFYQSIFKRATLLLLAGILIDLDHLLANPIVDPNRCSVGYHLLHQYWLIPVYGPGRTHQKF; this comes from the coding sequence ATGAGCGGCGCTTTCCTTTTACATAGGGTGCTGCAGGTGGTTGTTCCAATGGCTATTGCGTGGTTGTTCTATCAGTCAATATTCAAGCGAGCCACCTTGTTGCTGCTGGCAGGGATCCTGATAGACTTAGACCACCTGCTGGCCAATCCAATTGTTGATCCCAACCGGTGCAGCGTAGGGTATCACCTGCTGCACCAATACTGGCTTATCCCAGTGTATGGACCAGGGCGTACGCATCAAAAATTCTAG
- a CDS encoding sensor histidine kinase: MQDSIARFTHTLALLTDITKLQDSFRETAAPVAVAPLIEAVRLDLASLQQQVGGQLRVDVAATPTITFAEKNLRSVLYNLLSNAFKYHDPTRPAQVTVRSRVETEYVVLEVQDNGLGLDLSGEYQLFGLFRRYHTHVEGSGVGLHMVKKLVENGGGKIEVASMLGQGSTFSIYFPR; the protein is encoded by the coding sequence ATGCAGGACTCCATCGCGCGCTTCACCCATACCCTGGCTTTGCTCACCGACATCACCAAGCTGCAGGATTCCTTCCGTGAAACGGCGGCCCCCGTCGCCGTGGCCCCGCTCATTGAAGCCGTGCGCCTGGACCTAGCTAGCCTGCAGCAGCAGGTGGGCGGCCAGCTGCGGGTGGACGTGGCGGCCACGCCCACCATCACGTTCGCGGAGAAAAACCTGCGTTCCGTCCTGTATAACCTGCTCAGCAATGCCTTCAAGTACCATGACCCCACCCGGCCCGCCCAGGTCACGGTCCGCAGCCGGGTGGAAACCGAGTACGTGGTGTTAGAAGTGCAGGACAATGGCCTGGGCCTGGATTTGAGCGGCGAGTACCAGTTGTTTGGCTTATTCCGCCGCTACCACACCCACGTGGAAGGCTCGGGCGTGGGCCTGCACATGGTCAAGAAGCTGGTGGAAAACGGGGGCGGCAAAATCGAAGTCGCCAGCATGCTGGGCCAGGGCTCGACCTTTTCCATCTACTTCCCGCGCTAA
- a CDS encoding DUF6268 family outer membrane beta-barrel protein, whose product MISLVCLLSLPAGAQVQPPRTPVYPPPAPLATDTAAANQVGQSQEFAVPSVLGSGPSKGVVAHYERLSNFSISTKLRDQNPEARATTTVTKNARAFIKAYAPLINHPHLKLILGVNYDREEFQFKSPNASTFYRDLEDKGLKVLGAQLAAIRPVDQVHWYIARVKGELNGDYTSGELSVPDYLKVSGEFIYGWKRSPTFAWGVGAQLGYTFGRQSIYPVILYNRTWNNRWGVESLFPARVSVRYNLSPTTLLFAGYTVDGYNYNIKLREPLQNGLQTLILRQTELKPRVRLEREIYDFVWVGLEAGYRYNASFNALDEEGNEGLSLLRGSPRPRIIDNTLGGAPYASVEIFLVPPRKFLQKTTSQ is encoded by the coding sequence GTGATCAGCCTTGTCTGCCTACTAAGTCTGCCTGCGGGCGCGCAAGTCCAGCCGCCGCGCACCCCGGTGTACCCGCCTCCTGCTCCCCTCGCCACCGATACGGCGGCGGCCAACCAGGTCGGGCAAAGCCAGGAATTCGCGGTGCCTTCGGTCTTGGGCAGCGGCCCGAGCAAGGGCGTCGTGGCGCACTACGAACGGCTCAGCAACTTCTCTATTAGCACGAAGCTGCGGGACCAGAACCCCGAAGCCCGGGCGACGACCACCGTCACGAAAAATGCCCGCGCCTTTATCAAGGCCTATGCGCCCCTGATCAACCACCCGCATCTCAAGCTGATTCTGGGCGTGAACTACGACCGGGAGGAGTTTCAATTTAAGAGCCCTAATGCCTCCACGTTTTACCGCGACCTCGAAGATAAAGGCTTGAAGGTGCTGGGAGCCCAGCTGGCCGCTATTCGGCCGGTCGACCAGGTCCATTGGTACATCGCGCGGGTGAAGGGCGAGTTGAATGGCGACTATACCTCCGGCGAGCTGTCGGTGCCGGACTATCTAAAGGTGTCGGGTGAGTTTATTTACGGCTGGAAACGGTCGCCTACCTTCGCCTGGGGCGTGGGCGCGCAGCTTGGCTACACGTTTGGGCGTCAGAGCATCTACCCCGTTATCTTGTACAATCGGACGTGGAACAACCGATGGGGCGTGGAGTCGCTGTTTCCGGCTCGTGTGTCGGTGCGCTACAACCTGTCGCCCACCACCCTGCTGTTCGCGGGGTATACCGTGGACGGCTATAACTATAATATTAAGCTGCGCGAACCGCTGCAGAATGGCCTGCAGACCCTGATTCTGCGCCAGACCGAGCTCAAGCCCCGGGTGCGGCTGGAGCGGGAAATCTATGATTTCGTGTGGGTAGGCCTGGAAGCCGGTTACCGCTACAATGCCTCGTTCAACGCCCTGGATGAAGAGGGGAATGAAGGCCTAAGCCTGTTGCGCGGTAGCCCGCGTCCGCGTATTATTGACAATACGCTGGGCGGCGCCCCGTATGCCAGCGTGGAAATATTCTTGGTGCCCCCGCGTAAGTTCTTGCAGAAAACGACCAGCCAATAG